The following are from one region of the Nostoc cf. commune SO-36 genome:
- a CDS encoding DUF4926 domain-containing protein, protein MTKNTIKLLDVVALTVDLLEYNLYRGQVGTVVELLSGGAAFEVEFSDRSGRTYESVGLRPEQIMVLHFEPASPDPVPERVSV, encoded by the coding sequence ATGACTAAAAATACAATCAAGTTGCTGGATGTAGTAGCACTGACAGTTGATTTGCTTGAATACAACCTGTACCGTGGTCAAGTTGGCACAGTAGTAGAATTATTATCTGGTGGTGCTGCGTTTGAAGTGGAATTTAGCGATCGCTCTGGCCGCACTTACGAATCTGTCGGTTTACGCCCAGAGCAAATTATGGTGTTACATTTTGAGCCAGCATCCCCTGATCCAGTCCCAGAAAGGGTGTCAGTGTAA
- a CDS encoding ferredoxin produces MADFLPSPEEQEDNRSGLEPELGGFLRDAPERSGLEPELGGILRQNGVYVDEITCIGCKHCAHVARNTFYIEPDYGRSRVVRQDGDAEEIIQEAIDTCPVDCIHWVDYTELRKLEDERKYQVIPLVGYPVEQAVVASERRRKKQKLKTKKSRY; encoded by the coding sequence ATGGCTGATTTTCTGCCGTCGCCGGAAGAACAAGAAGATAACCGTTCCGGTTTAGAACCAGAATTAGGGGGTTTTTTACGGGATGCCCCAGAACGTTCTGGTTTGGAACCGGAATTGGGTGGTATATTGCGCCAAAATGGTGTTTATGTTGACGAAATCACCTGTATTGGCTGCAAACATTGCGCCCATGTTGCGCGTAACACCTTTTATATTGAACCAGATTACGGGCGATCGCGCGTGGTTCGGCAAGATGGAGATGCTGAGGAAATTATCCAAGAAGCAATTGATACTTGTCCGGTTGATTGTATTCACTGGGTTGATTACACTGAACTGAGAAAGTTAGAAGACGAGCGCAAATATCAGGTAATTCCTTTAGTGGGTTATCCGGTAGAACAGGCAGTTGTTGCTAGCGAACGTCGGCGTAAAAAGCAAAAGTTAAAAACTAAAAAATCCCGTTATTAA
- a CDS encoding DUF3038 domain-containing protein — MLKVMHSAANSATPNSQWEDLIKLPAPNTVQWDNIKTQLDLVLLALETLTGIGSEAMLSAATDLNLESRVPDRVALWRLRQSNPLRKGQGGRKKLDVEEARSLVLIICYLAKQHQELIRRAVGLLEQMAENNREPHQAALLGDYIDAFCNTYQERMEEDEKISTDLLTNLALKLLVDLLFYSAPGGHRRLWLALIDRSTKF; from the coding sequence ATGCTAAAAGTTATGCACTCGGCCGCCAACTCAGCCACTCCAAATTCCCAGTGGGAGGATTTAATCAAGCTTCCAGCCCCTAACACAGTTCAATGGGACAATATCAAAACCCAATTAGACTTGGTGCTGTTGGCGCTAGAAACCTTAACTGGGATTGGTTCAGAGGCTATGCTTTCGGCGGCAACTGATCTGAATTTAGAGTCAAGAGTGCCAGATCGCGTAGCTTTATGGCGACTGCGCCAATCAAATCCCCTACGTAAAGGTCAAGGAGGGCGAAAAAAGCTAGATGTCGAAGAAGCGCGATCGCTTGTTTTGATCATCTGCTACCTAGCCAAACAGCACCAGGAATTGATTCGCCGCGCTGTCGGTCTGTTGGAACAAATGGCAGAAAATAACCGGGAACCTCACCAGGCTGCTTTACTTGGAGATTATATTGATGCTTTTTGCAACACCTACCAAGAGCGGATGGAAGAGGACGAAAAAATCTCAACAGATTTACTAACCAATCTGGCCTTAAAACTGCTTGTAGATTTACTTTTTTACAGCGCTCCTGGTGGGCATCGCCGTCTCTGGCTAGCACTTATAGACCGTTCAACAAAATTTTAA
- a CDS encoding DUF4335 domain-containing protein, protein MPLSNSVIRCYTPPTCTLEVFAQSSPLSRWMGKTVLKHLSFELRFDDPRLPEEHRVPIRGDREQLEALCDAVTSYVQQFLQQSPESFWVSFSPTQQSSTALDDLELKSSTKTLNAFSNQIPRANIRLEPSSYLSHNLVLGSLANHSSGPVIQLSLLQLFDLASALDEYSTDVMALPTLNNTSSTLRFPTWAPIAAVLVLGVGFLPVTWQYANNIRENQQQTAKTSDSAAVKTALEPLAPLSFPTPESGLTTSSDNVLGSTPPLVTSTLPQAPLTVPSSSFSTPPALLPNNILTIPQGTTATLPRNQAMPPASFSANANAPSNKIPGQEVAIVPNLGQNLTGSTSQTGTLPQLRNLPPRLSSNASSLPTNISPVVPPSLDTIPNNNRGNTPTQPSSLTSQQLDERINSLQQASPGEKPGSQLPSSRTAENNPFIDQLGDARKTPTSREVATGTLFDTPQVAEAREYLTKRWQPPTGLGQTLEYSLIVSVDGTVERIFPLNKAAREFVDSAGMPEVGKPFVSANTRGQNLRIRVVLSPDGKVQTFADE, encoded by the coding sequence ATGCCTCTATCAAATTCTGTTATTCGTTGCTACACACCACCGACTTGCACGCTAGAAGTATTCGCGCAAAGTTCACCTCTATCGCGTTGGATGGGGAAAACTGTTCTCAAACATCTGAGCTTTGAGCTACGTTTTGATGATCCCCGACTACCAGAAGAACATAGAGTTCCAATTCGGGGCGATCGCGAGCAACTCGAAGCTTTATGTGATGCTGTCACAAGCTACGTACAGCAATTTCTCCAACAATCTCCAGAAAGCTTTTGGGTTAGTTTTTCCCCTACCCAGCAGTCAAGCACAGCACTGGATGACCTGGAATTAAAGTCCTCAACAAAAACATTAAATGCCTTTAGTAACCAAATTCCACGGGCAAATATCCGTTTAGAACCAAGCAGCTATTTAAGTCACAACTTAGTTCTCGGTTCTCTCGCCAACCACTCATCTGGCCCCGTAATTCAACTCAGTCTGCTGCAACTATTCGATTTGGCAAGTGCTTTAGATGAGTACTCGACTGATGTCATGGCACTCCCAACTCTCAACAACACGAGTTCGACTCTCAGGTTCCCGACTTGGGCACCTATTGCCGCAGTATTAGTATTAGGTGTAGGTTTTTTACCAGTTACTTGGCAATATGCTAACAATATTAGGGAAAACCAACAGCAGACAGCCAAAACATCAGATTCAGCAGCAGTAAAAACCGCTTTAGAACCTTTAGCCCCACTAAGTTTTCCCACGCCTGAATCTGGACTCACAACTTCATCAGATAATGTGCTAGGTTCCACCCCTCCGCTTGTCACATCTACTTTACCCCAAGCACCTTTAACAGTCCCTAGTTCCAGTTTCTCTACACCGCCAGCTTTATTGCCAAATAATATACTGACAATACCTCAAGGGACGACTGCAACTCTTCCTCGTAATCAAGCGATGCCTCCGGCGAGCTTCTCCGCAAACGCTAACGCACCATCCAACAAAATCCCAGGCCAGGAAGTTGCCATAGTCCCAAATCTGGGACAGAACCTTACAGGGTCAACTTCCCAAACTGGTACTCTCCCTCAACTGCGGAATTTGCCACCTAGACTCTCTTCTAACGCAAGTAGCTTACCAACTAATATCTCACCAGTTGTCCCCCCATCTCTTGACACCATACCCAATAATAATCGTGGTAATACTCCTACCCAACCATCCTCACTCACTTCACAACAGCTAGACGAAAGAATTAATTCCTTACAGCAAGCTTCTCCTGGAGAGAAACCTGGTTCACAACTTCCCTCCTCTAGAACTGCCGAGAATAATCCCTTTATCGATCAATTAGGGGACGCACGCAAAACCCCCACATCCAGAGAAGTAGCTACTGGCACATTATTTGACACACCTCAAGTAGCAGAAGCTAGAGAATACCTTACAAAGCGTTGGCAACCACCTACTGGACTGGGACAAACATTAGAGTACAGTTTGATAGTCAGTGTTGACGGCACAGTTGAACGAATTTTTCCCCTTAATAAAGCAGCGAGAGAATTCGTTGATAGCGCTGGGATGCCTGAAGTTGGCAAACCTTTTGTATCTGCCAATACACGGGGACAAAATCTCAGAATTCGAGTTGTTCTCAGTCCTGATGGCAAGGTACAGACTTTTGCAGATGAATAA
- a CDS encoding lysophospholipid acyltransferase family protein has translation MDKNREPLISLALYHAFKWSVVSPMLHAYFRGQIHGTENVPKSGSLLIVSNHASYFDPPIVSNCVRRPVAYMAKEELFKIPVLAQAIKLYGAYPVSRGSADRNAIRSALEYLDKGWAVGVFLEGTRTPDGRITDPKRGALLLAAKAKAPILPVSVWGTEKILQKGSFLPRAVPITVRIGNLIDAPSSTNKEELEALTQKCATVINEMHDLGR, from the coding sequence GTGGACAAAAACCGCGAACCGTTGATCAGTCTGGCACTTTACCACGCCTTTAAATGGTCAGTCGTCAGCCCCATGCTTCACGCTTACTTTCGGGGCCAGATTCATGGTACGGAAAATGTCCCCAAATCAGGGTCGTTGTTAATAGTAAGTAATCACGCTAGTTACTTTGACCCGCCGATTGTCTCTAATTGTGTACGTCGTCCAGTGGCGTACATGGCGAAAGAAGAGTTATTTAAAATCCCTGTTTTGGCGCAAGCGATTAAACTGTATGGTGCTTACCCGGTGAGTCGGGGAAGTGCCGATCGCAATGCCATCCGTTCCGCCCTAGAATATCTCGATAAAGGTTGGGCTGTCGGTGTTTTCTTAGAAGGTACTCGCACCCCAGATGGTCGAATCACAGACCCCAAAAGAGGCGCACTGCTACTAGCGGCGAAAGCAAAAGCCCCCATATTACCAGTAAGTGTCTGGGGTACTGAGAAGATTTTACAAAAAGGCTCGTTTCTACCTCGCGCAGTTCCCATCACTGTGAGAATCGGTAACTTGATTGATGCGCCTAGTTCCACTAATAAAGAGGAATTGGAGGCGTTGACACAAAAGTGTGCCACGGTAATTAACGAAATGCATGATTTAGGGCGATGA
- a CDS encoding DUF6883 domain-containing protein codes for MGRRDEFGQRYTLDFTLKWQNRSATIRSGWIIEEGFDIPRLTTCYLL; via the coding sequence TTGGGACGGCGCGATGAATTTGGACAACGCTACACTCTAGATTTCACGTTGAAATGGCAAAATAGAAGTGCAACCATTCGGAGTGGTTGGATTATCGAAGAAGGTTTTGATATCCCAAGATTAACAACCTGCTATCTGCTGTAA
- a CDS encoding ABC transporter ATP-binding protein has translation MTILTGKINRSQPQEEPKPLILETQGLTRRFGKLTAVNNLSISVEQGEVFGLLGPNGAGKSTVLKMLTTLLPISAGKATLAGYDVARESNSVRRAIGYVPQALSADGSLTGYENLLIFAKLYGIPAKGRDRRIYEILEYMGLQDAAKRLVRNYSGGMIRKLEIGISVLHQPQILFLDEPTVGLDPIARTQVWQLVLQLCADYGTTIFLTTHFLEEADSLCNRVAIMQQGEVVTTGTPSDLKASLNNPNATLDDVFIHYTGDQLTSGVNYRDTARTRRTAQRLG, from the coding sequence GTGACAATACTGACGGGAAAAATAAATCGATCGCAACCTCAAGAAGAACCAAAACCGTTGATTTTGGAAACTCAGGGACTCACACGCCGTTTTGGGAAGTTAACCGCAGTGAATAACCTGAGCATATCTGTAGAACAGGGCGAAGTCTTTGGACTGCTTGGCCCCAATGGAGCAGGGAAAAGTACAGTTCTTAAGATGTTGACAACCTTACTGCCTATCAGTGCAGGGAAAGCAACTTTAGCTGGCTATGACGTGGCTCGTGAATCTAATTCTGTAAGACGGGCTATCGGTTATGTACCTCAAGCGCTGTCTGCTGATGGTAGTCTCACGGGTTACGAAAATCTCTTAATTTTTGCCAAGCTGTATGGAATTCCTGCCAAAGGACGCGATCGCCGCATCTATGAAATTTTAGAATATATGGGTTTGCAAGATGCCGCGAAGCGCTTGGTACGAAACTACTCTGGTGGGATGATCCGCAAGTTGGAAATTGGCATATCAGTTCTACATCAACCCCAAATTTTGTTTCTTGATGAGCCGACTGTCGGATTAGATCCCATCGCTCGAACTCAAGTATGGCAGCTTGTACTACAACTCTGTGCTGATTACGGCACAACTATATTTTTAACAACCCACTTTTTAGAAGAAGCGGATAGCTTATGTAACCGAGTGGCAATTATGCAGCAAGGTGAAGTCGTTACTACAGGTACACCGAGCGACTTAAAAGCTTCTTTAAATAACCCAAATGCAACTTTGGATGATGTCTTTATTCACTATACAGGCGACCAGTTAACATCAGGAGTCAACTACCGTGACACAGCAAGAACCAGACGTACTGCTCAACGGTTGGGTTAA
- a CDS encoding AI-2E family transporter — protein MSGFEAKNFWERLNNLALVRFLLLIASGWAIVQLLAYFEAVIVIFTFAAILAFLLSYPVQWLRRFLPHGVAVGLVFLLSIVIIGGLIITVGLTVLSQGQQLIDSITAFLNSLVPLLERIEEILRSRNLQIDLSFIEEQLRNQAVSSLVTSLAILQGFMTNFVTFVLIAVVAFFMLLDGDKLWNFILKIVPKHRRNRFTTIIRKSFLGFFRGQLLLSAFLTSTTFLVFLILQVPFALILAIIVGILDIIPGIGATLGVSTITLFVLSQGVWLALKVLIACIVLQQIQDNLIAPRIMQDALNLNPVVVFFALLVGAKVAGLLGVFISIPIAGVIVSLFEIDEMKSEV, from the coding sequence ATGAGCGGCTTTGAAGCCAAGAATTTTTGGGAGCGATTAAATAATCTAGCATTAGTTAGATTTTTACTTTTAATTGCTTCTGGCTGGGCAATTGTACAGCTTTTAGCTTATTTTGAAGCAGTCATTGTTATTTTCACATTTGCTGCAATTTTGGCTTTTTTACTCAGCTATCCTGTACAATGGCTGCGGCGTTTTTTACCCCACGGTGTAGCTGTTGGTCTTGTTTTCTTGCTCAGTATTGTGATTATAGGCGGTCTGATAATTACCGTGGGCTTAACGGTTTTATCTCAAGGACAACAATTAATTGATAGTATCACAGCATTTTTGAATTCTTTAGTCCCTCTATTAGAGCGAATAGAAGAAATTTTGCGAAGCCGGAATTTACAGATAGATTTAAGTTTTATTGAAGAACAACTGCGGAACCAAGCTGTATCAAGTCTTGTGACTAGTTTAGCTATTCTACAAGGGTTTATGACGAACTTTGTGACTTTTGTATTAATTGCAGTTGTGGCTTTCTTCATGTTATTAGATGGAGACAAGCTGTGGAACTTTATCTTAAAAATTGTACCCAAACATCGCCGCAATCGATTTACAACTATAATCAGAAAGTCATTTTTAGGATTTTTTAGAGGTCAGTTATTATTAAGTGCATTTCTCACAAGTACGACTTTCCTCGTTTTCTTAATATTACAAGTACCTTTTGCTTTAATATTGGCAATAATAGTTGGAATTCTTGATATCATTCCTGGCATAGGAGCAACATTAGGAGTAAGCACAATTACTCTGTTTGTGTTATCTCAAGGTGTTTGGTTAGCATTGAAAGTATTAATAGCTTGTATTGTCCTCCAGCAGATACAAGACAACTTGATTGCTCCTCGAATTATGCAAGATGCGCTGAATCTTAATCCTGTTGTAGTATTCTTTGCTTTGCTAGTAGGCGCTAAAGTAGCAGGATTACTAGGAGTTTTTATATCTATTCCCATTGCTGGAGTAATTGTATCTTTATTTGAGATTGATGAGATGAAGTCAGAGGTTTAG
- a CDS encoding DUF1257 domain-containing protein, with amino-acid sequence MSHFSQIKTQIRNLDSLKDALTELGVDWKPGPREVRGYRGQTHPAEVSIEQENGYDIGFRWNGKEYELVADLQYWQQDLSVDGFLRQVTQRYAYQTVVKETARVGFQVSEQQKNEDGSIRLVVQRWSA; translated from the coding sequence ATGTCACACTTTAGCCAAATTAAGACTCAAATCCGTAACCTTGATTCTTTGAAAGATGCTTTGACTGAATTGGGCGTAGACTGGAAACCTGGCCCACGCGAAGTTCGTGGCTATCGCGGTCAAACCCATCCTGCAGAAGTCAGTATTGAGCAGGAAAATGGCTATGACATCGGCTTTAGATGGAATGGCAAGGAATATGAATTGGTGGCTGACTTGCAATATTGGCAGCAAGATTTGTCTGTAGATGGATTTTTGCGCCAAGTAACACAGCGCTACGCTTATCAAACAGTTGTGAAAGAAACCGCTCGTGTAGGGTTTCAAGTTTCTGAACAACAAAAAAATGAAGATGGTTCAATTCGGTTGGTAGTACAGCGCTGGAGTGCGTAA
- a CDS encoding YiaA/YiaB family inner membrane protein, with product MQTIGTQKDSAAWVIQTWAAFVISISMTTFGIVNLPVNGWVKGFMGMGMAFSIGSTFTLAKTTRDLHETRKLTARLDEAKVEKLLSQHDPLNFK from the coding sequence ATGCAAACAATTGGTACTCAAAAAGACAGTGCAGCTTGGGTTATTCAAACTTGGGCAGCTTTTGTAATTTCTATTTCTATGACCACCTTTGGTATTGTAAACTTACCTGTAAATGGCTGGGTGAAAGGCTTTATGGGCATGGGTATGGCTTTTTCTATAGGCTCAACTTTTACTTTGGCGAAAACTACTAGAGACTTGCATGAAACTAGAAAATTAACCGCTAGGTTAGACGAGGCGAAAGTAGAAAAATTGCTTTCACAACATGATCCTTTAAATTTCAAATAA
- a CDS encoding ABC transporter permease: MTQQEPDVLLNGWVKAPPTVRVNLISAIKELVTKTLAIAELEIRKLRHDPTDLVVRAVQPALWLLIFGQVFARTRAIPTGNLPYLDFISAGILAQSILFVAIFSGGMTLIWERDLGIVHKFLASPTPRVAMVLGKALACGVRCLSQVIFIYGLAFLLGVKLNLHPLAILQVLLLVILGAGTFCIFSLIIGCLVKSRERMTGIGQLLTMPLFFASNAIYPISLMPSWLKLISHFNPLTYLVDGLRSTMLLNGTSIYGFGLDCTILLFTLIILAILGGKLYPRVAM; encoded by the coding sequence GTGACACAGCAAGAACCAGACGTACTGCTCAACGGTTGGGTTAAAGCACCACCCACTGTCCGAGTAAATTTGATCTCTGCAATCAAAGAGTTAGTTACAAAAACTCTAGCGATCGCAGAATTAGAAATACGGAAACTCCGCCACGATCCCACTGATTTAGTTGTTCGGGCTGTACAACCAGCATTATGGCTGCTAATTTTTGGGCAAGTTTTCGCCCGAACTCGCGCGATTCCTACAGGAAACTTACCCTATTTAGACTTTATTTCTGCTGGTATTTTGGCTCAGAGTATTTTGTTCGTAGCAATTTTTAGTGGTGGGATGACGCTAATTTGGGAGCGAGATTTAGGTATTGTCCATAAATTTTTAGCTAGTCCTACGCCTCGCGTGGCGATGGTGCTGGGCAAAGCTTTAGCCTGTGGGGTGAGGTGTTTATCTCAGGTAATATTCATTTACGGATTAGCATTTTTATTAGGTGTCAAACTAAATCTTCATCCCCTAGCGATTCTCCAAGTACTGCTGCTCGTCATACTGGGGGCGGGAACATTTTGTATTTTTTCATTAATTATTGGCTGTTTGGTGAAAAGTCGAGAAAGGATGACGGGTATTGGACAATTGTTAACCATGCCGTTATTTTTTGCGAGCAATGCCATCTATCCGATTTCTTTGATGCCCAGTTGGTTAAAGTTGATTTCCCATTTTAATCCGTTGACTTATTTGGTTGACGGCTTACGTAGCACCATGCTGTTAAACGGCACTAGCATCTATGGCTTTGGTCTGGATTGTACAATTCTCTTATTCACATTAATAATTTTGGCCATTCTTGGTGGAAAACTTTATCCACGGGTGGCCATGTAA
- a CDS encoding Ig-like domain-containing domain encodes MTYNNIKPKILVLAIVQAISFQPNNVPVPSGYIKDIGQAYNDTRGFGWVREDSLGNTIRTPLDIQLNTRDRNLTGIDQRLNRLIHLQYPASTSGTAVKIPAAWEYKLSNGSYNVNVSVGDPSNTVNSKHQINIEGTAAISGFVPTATQKFAAVTRIVNVTDGKLTIDAKGGTNTKLNYIAIAPGNLPSVRMSNPTDGQTNVPPDMSITVDVNLPNSGIAVNTLSASTVKLIDSSTNTQVNANYNTSGGGDVIVVAPINHLKSNTKYLLQITDGVKDSNGVAFLPHNISFTTGTKPPPVNNISFEQISLPNVPAKPYTTVLIGPDNKLYAATLLGEILRFPINANGTLGTPQTISSLQTANGGNRTIIGMHFDPSSTNASNLILWVTNNFYWNGTGNAPEWSGKITRLSGSNLEKVQDYVVGLPRSSRDHLTNSIEFKPNEPNVLYVLQGSNNSTGAPNSAWNNRPEQLLTAAVLRVDLSKITSLPLNVKTEDGGTYNPFNQNAPVTIFASGVRNAYDLLWHTNGQLYVPTNGSAAGGNTPNTPIPLPLACQNRIDKATNGVYTSPSVPFLSSIGTQRDFLFRVVKNGYYGHPNPKRCEWVLNGGNPTVGTDPDQINEYPIGTLPDRNWKGIAFDFGEHFSPNGIIEYRSNVLGGQLQGKLLVTRYSAGKDIIVLTPGGAKLDIVNFQTGITGFTGFSLSPLDLVENPTNGHIYVAQLSQETGMGAITLLRPLN; translated from the coding sequence ATGACTTACAACAACATTAAACCCAAAATACTAGTATTAGCCATCGTTCAAGCAATTAGTTTTCAACCAAATAACGTTCCTGTACCATCTGGATATATTAAAGACATTGGTCAAGCCTACAATGATACTCGGGGCTTTGGTTGGGTGCGTGAAGATAGCTTAGGCAATACTATACGCACTCCTCTTGATATCCAACTTAATACACGCGATCGCAACCTAACTGGCATTGATCAACGACTAAATAGGTTGATTCATCTGCAATACCCTGCTAGTACTTCGGGAACAGCAGTGAAGATACCTGCCGCTTGGGAATATAAGTTGTCTAATGGTTCGTACAATGTGAATGTTAGCGTCGGTGATCCTAGTAATACTGTAAATAGTAAGCACCAGATCAATATAGAAGGTACGGCTGCTATTTCCGGCTTTGTACCAACGGCAACTCAAAAGTTTGCCGCAGTTACTCGAATTGTTAATGTTACCGACGGCAAGCTCACAATTGATGCTAAAGGTGGTACTAATACCAAGCTCAACTATATTGCGATCGCACCAGGCAACCTTCCCTCTGTCAGAATGAGCAATCCTACTGATGGTCAAACAAATGTACCGCCAGATATGTCGATTACAGTAGATGTAAATCTCCCCAACAGTGGGATTGCGGTTAATACCCTTTCAGCCTCAACCGTCAAGCTGATCGATAGCAGCACTAATACACAAGTCAATGCTAATTACAACACTTCGGGAGGCGGAGATGTGATTGTAGTGGCTCCGATAAATCATCTCAAAAGTAATACCAAGTATCTGTTGCAAATAACCGACGGGGTTAAAGATAGCAATGGTGTTGCATTCTTACCCCATAACATCAGTTTCACAACAGGTACTAAACCCCCTCCTGTAAACAATATTAGTTTTGAGCAAATCTCACTACCGAATGTACCTGCAAAACCCTACACCACAGTATTGATTGGGCCTGACAATAAACTCTATGCTGCCACCTTACTAGGTGAGATTTTACGCTTCCCGATCAATGCTAATGGCACCTTGGGTACGCCACAAACAATTTCCTCATTGCAGACTGCAAATGGTGGCAACCGAACTATCATTGGTATGCACTTTGATCCTTCATCAACAAATGCTAGCAACCTAATTCTATGGGTAACAAACAACTTCTACTGGAATGGAACTGGTAATGCGCCAGAGTGGAGCGGTAAGATTACCCGATTAAGCGGTTCCAACCTAGAGAAAGTACAAGACTATGTAGTTGGTTTACCACGATCAAGCCGGGATCATCTAACCAACAGCATTGAGTTTAAGCCTAATGAGCCAAATGTGCTGTATGTGTTGCAGGGTAGTAATAATAGTACTGGCGCACCAAACAGTGCCTGGAATAATCGTCCTGAGCAGTTGTTAACTGCTGCTGTATTACGAGTTGATCTGTCCAAGATCACCTCACTTCCTTTAAACGTTAAAACGGAAGATGGAGGTACTTATAACCCCTTCAATCAAAACGCACCTGTAACTATCTTTGCCAGTGGTGTACGCAATGCCTACGATCTGCTTTGGCACACCAATGGTCAATTGTATGTACCAACGAATGGTTCAGCAGCTGGTGGCAATACGCCCAATACACCTATTCCATTACCTCTTGCTTGCCAAAACCGTATCGATAAAGCTACTAATGGGGTTTATACTAGTCCATCTGTACCTTTCCTTAGCAGCATAGGCACGCAGCGAGACTTTCTGTTTCGCGTTGTTAAAAATGGTTATTATGGTCATCCCAATCCTAAGCGTTGTGAGTGGGTGTTGAATGGAGGGAATCCTACAGTTGGTACAGACCCAGATCAGATAAATGAATATCCTATTGGTACTCTACCTGACCGGAATTGGAAAGGTATCGCCTTCGATTTTGGCGAACATTTTTCACCAAATGGGATCATTGAGTACCGTAGTAATGTTTTAGGTGGTCAACTGCAAGGCAAACTGCTGGTGACACGCTACAGCGCTGGTAAAGACATTATTGTGCTAACACCAGGTGGCGCAAAATTGGATATTGTAAATTTCCAAACAGGTATTACTGGCTTCACAGGTTTTAGCCTAAGTCCATTAGATTTAGTTGAGAATCCTACAAATGGACATATCTACGTGGCGCAACTCAGTCAAGAGACTGGCATGGGCGCAATTACACTTCTGCGTCCACTGAATTAA
- a CDS encoding SAM-dependent methyltransferase, whose product MAMVLDQVVPFGRSMDEYIKIFNLTNADLNKRIIGIGDGPASFNAEMTRQGKSVVSVDPLYQFSSDEILQRFNEVVDNIINQVKATSNDWIWSYHKSPDDLRENRVKVIQEFLSDYETGKKSNRYAVGELPKLADDNQEFDLALCSHLLFLYSDHLDYDFHLNSVGEMLRIAKEVRIFPLITLMWKHSQHLDEIVKYYTSKGYKIDIEKVEYELQPGGNQMLKITKDVM is encoded by the coding sequence ATGGCAATGGTTCTAGATCAAGTAGTTCCTTTTGGGAGGTCAATGGATGAATATATAAAAATATTCAATTTAACAAACGCAGATTTGAACAAAAGAATCATTGGGATTGGGGATGGGCCAGCAAGCTTTAATGCAGAAATGACACGTCAGGGTAAAAGTGTAGTTTCTGTTGACCCACTGTACCAATTCTCCAGTGATGAAATATTGCAAAGATTTAATGAAGTAGTAGATAATATTATTAATCAAGTCAAGGCTACATCGAATGATTGGATATGGAGCTATCATAAATCCCCGGATGATTTGCGGGAAAATCGAGTGAAAGTTATTCAAGAATTTCTGTCTGATTATGAAACTGGCAAAAAGAGCAATAGATACGCAGTTGGTGAATTGCCAAAATTAGCTGATGATAATCAAGAGTTTGATCTAGCTCTTTGTTCGCATTTATTATTTTTATATTCAGATCATCTCGATTACGATTTTCACTTAAATTCAGTAGGTGAGATGCTACGTATTGCTAAAGAAGTCAGAATATTTCCCCTCATAACTTTAATGTGGAAACATTCACAACATTTAGATGAAATTGTCAAATATTATACTTCAAAAGGTTACAAGATAGATATTGAAAAGGTCGAATACGAATTACAGCCTGGTGGAAACCAGATGTTGAAGATAACTAAAGATGTTATGTAA
- a CDS encoding DUF2997 domain-containing protein, translated as METLEFIIYPDGRVQEKVTGIVGNSCAEVTAAIEAQLGQVLNHEPTSEYFAAQVQQSNVANTHSTYSDW; from the coding sequence ATGGAGACATTAGAGTTCATAATTTATCCAGACGGTCGGGTACAAGAGAAAGTCACTGGCATTGTGGGTAATTCTTGCGCTGAAGTTACAGCAGCAATAGAGGCACAGCTGGGACAAGTACTTAATCATGAGCCAACTTCAGAATATTTCGCCGCTCAGGTGCAGCAATCTAATGTGGCGAATACACACAGCACTTACAGCGATTGGTAA